Genomic DNA from Methanosarcina sp. MTP4:
TTAAAACGTTAATTTGCTTTTCATTGTGATACAGGTCCACAAGTCCCGACACCATGAAGTGAACGATCCTGTACTTTTGTCAGTGGACTTATCCGGTTCCTTTCCGGGAGCGACAGATGAAGAAAAATCAGAAACGGAAACATTTTCGAAAACAAGACTTCCCGGGTCAGATTCATCTACTCCGCAGATGATTTCCTCAAGTGTAAGCTCTCCAAATTTGTCCCCGATATTGAGAGTTCTGGCATTTGCATAGTCAATAAGCCAGATGCCGTTGATCCAAACGATTCTTTTTTCCGTACCCACGAATGCCTGCCTGACATGGACTTTCATGACAACGATATCGTTTTCTCCCTGAACATTGTCAAGGGAAACAGTCCATGTCTTATTGTTCTCGGAATCAACTGAGATATTCTGGTAATCAACTGAGATATTCTGGTCGGCAACATGTTGTCCGTCCCTGGTGAATTCGAGCCAGACCTTCCCACTATCAATATTATCAGTAATCTGCCTGGCTTCGAGAGCGTAGCCACGACCAAGATCAAGTTTTTCACCTTTTTCAAGGGTGTACGTTTCGTTACTGTCAAGAACCAATTCGGCAAGCTTGTCAACGCGTGCGTTCCAGATATCATCGTTGTTGGCGAACAACGGAACATACTTCTCGCCAAATAAATCGATTACTGGATATTGTTCATTGGACCAGCTCCCGCATTCATAATTGGTGCCCACAACATTACAAATGAGGGTTCTACTGCTAACAGTATCTTCTGAACTTACAGTATCTACCGCATTTACAGTGTCTGCTGCAATCACGGTGTCTGCCGCACTTACAGTGCCTGTTGCAATTGCAATTAAAAAAGTAAGAGCAGCCAGTGAAACGACTGTATATTTCTTCATATTCTTGTTTCCTCCTTATTCCTGCAAATAGCAGGATGTTGAACATAGCCTCCGGATTAATCAGTCCGGGGCACTTTAATTTTTCAAAGTTTTTAATTTTACAAATTTTCATGAAAGTTTAGAGTGATATTCAAAATCTGGCATAGCCTCCGCTAATATTTGACCAGTATCGATAAAAAACCTAGAAAATGATACAAAGTACCTCGCCAGGGTTCCGGATGTTTGCAATTATTGCCAGACTAATAAAATCTTGAAATGATCTCGCTTCGAAACTTGTTTCATTCAATCCATTTTATCACAAACTAAACCCCCTGATTAAAAAGAGGGAGAAGAGGGAGAAGAGGAAAAAGAGGAAGAAGAAGAGACATTCACCTCCCCATCGTCCTCGAATTTTCCAAGTGCTTCTTCCGCGGCAGTCCTGACGTTCCGATATTCATCCATGTCCGTGCTGATCCGGCGCAGGCCTTCGACAGCTTCGGGCCCTCCAAGCTCCCCGAGAGCCCGGACCTCCGCCACCCGGACATCCCTTTCCCTTTCGGTTTCGAGCGCCATGAGAAGGGGACTAACAGCTCTTTCGTCCCCAAGTTTTCCAAGGCCCACAGCAGCACTTCGCCTGACCCTGTAGCTTTCATCCCCAAGCAGAGAAATCAGAGGATCAATCGCCCTGAGGTCTCCGATTTCTACAAGGGAACCCACAACTTTCTCTCTTACAAACCAGTCCTCGTCTTCAAGAAGGGGAATAAGGGAGTCAAAAGCCTCGGGACCTCCAATTTCACCCAGAGCTCTAACGGCAGCAACCTTGAGGTTCTGATTCTTATCCTGAAGGAGTTCTTCAAGGGGAGGTACTGCTTCCTTGCTTCCGATCCCTCCAAGAGAGCGAGCAGCAGCTTCCTGTACTTCGGTTTCACTGTCCTCAAGGGCATTGATCAGGGG
This window encodes:
- a CDS encoding S-layer protein domain-containing protein; the encoded protein is MKKYTVVSLAALTFLIAIATGTVSAADTVIAADTVNAVDTVSSEDTVSSRTLICNVVGTNYECGSWSNEQYPVIDLFGEKYVPLFANNDDIWNARVDKLAELVLDSNETYTLEKGEKLDLGRGYALEARQITDNIDSGKVWLEFTRDGQHVADQNISVDYQNISVDSENNKTWTVSLDNVQGENDIVVMKVHVRQAFVGTEKRIVWINGIWLIDYANARTLNIGDKFGELTLEEIICGVDESDPGSLVFENVSVSDFSSSVAPGKEPDKSTDKSTGSFTSWCRDLWTCITMKSKLTF